In bacterium, the genomic window GATCATGTCGGATTTTATATCGATACCCGTGACTCGAAGGAATGGGGAAACCGGGAGTATAACGATACGAAAGTGACGACCATGCCGGGTCGGGGATATGTCAGCTTCAAGGGGGATCGCGCCGAATTTGATGAAACAAACGCCCATCTGACGTATTCGAGCGGGCCATTCCTCCTCTCGCTGGGAAGAGGACGTACCAGATGGGGTAGAGGAACGACAGGTACGCTCGGATTATCGGATTACGCTTCTCCGTACGATATGTTCCGGTTCGATACCGGTTTCTGGCGTCTGAAATTCACCTTTTTTGCCGCAGAACTCGAACAGTATCCACCGGTTGCACGATGGTATTACAATAATCCTCCCGGAGCCGGCACCGATTCGGTAACCGTAAAAAAACACATGAGCGGTCACCGCGTGGAATTAAATGTGACCAGACGGCTCAGCATAGGATTGTATGAAACGGTCATATACGGAGGCAGGTGGGACCTGGCTTACCTGAGCCCGGTCATGTTTCTCAAAAGTGCGGAACACTCATCCGGCGACCATGACAACTCGGTGATGGGTATGGATTTCCGCCTTCTGGTTCACCGCGCGCATTCCATATACGGCGAGTTCATGTTCGACGATATATCGATGGGGAAACTCGGTACCGACTGGTACGGTAATAAATTCGCCTGTCAGATCGGGTCGTTTCTCGTGGAACCGTTCGGCTTCAGGGATGCCGATATAAGAATCGAGTATTCGCGGATCGATCCATGGGTATATTCCCATAAGTTCCCCATAAACGGATATAATCATTACGGCGATGTCCTGGGTTATTATTCGGGGCCGAATACCGATGTTCTGTTCTTTCAGGTGCGCAAGCGGTTCTCGCGAAGGTTTCATACAATCCTTACGCTGGAGAAGAGCCGTCACGGCGCAAATCCTCCCGGGACAAACATCGGAGGTGATGCCCTTCGGGGACACAGGGACACCGATCCGACCAAAGCCCATTTTCTCGACGGCGATCTGGAGAAGGTTTATGCGGGAGGAGTCGATTTCTCGTATGAATTCCTCTGGCAGCTCGTTCTGCGCCTGGGTTACACGTATGAAGACTGTGACGGAAAGAAAATAAACGTTTACCGGTTTTCCCTGGGATTAAACCAATAGTATATCCCTTTTCGATTGTCATGCGGGAAAAATCACGAACATCAATAATCACCGTAAAAACGATATATGACAACGCGGAGGTAGTATGGCTCGAGTAAACATGGAGGTACTGGTTGAGGAGCTGGATGAGAATTTCGCCCGTGTTCTGAAAGCTGTCGTGGATGAGATAGCTCCTGAAAACACGGCTGATTCCCGTCAGATAATGCGTGTTTTCAGAAAGCGGCTTGAGCGCGGATTCGGGCACTGGGAGTATGTTTCCGACCGTTGTATTGATGCCGGAAATTAAGAGGGAAGCCTTAAACATGTATATGAATATTATTCCAACCTCATTTTTTTATCCCGTACTGTTGATTTGATTTCCACAGTGTGGTATATTAAAAAGTTCAGGTTGGAGGATGAATGAAGCGAGTTTTTTGTAAAGTATTACAGTGTTGTCTGTTCTCTGTGATCATGTTCCTGTACAGTTCCTGTCCATATGCCCAGGAGGAAGGCGGGGATTTTTCACTGATCTTCGGATGGAAAACCGAAGGAGCCGAACAACTGCTTGCAAAAGAAGCGACAGCTCTGAAAAAATTCAAGGAAAATCGTGGGCTCGCTCTCAGTTTTGGCTCGATGCTCGGTTCCACCCGCATTGTTGATTATGACAGGGGAGACCTTTTTCTCGTCGCCGCAAAACAGGCCGGTTTCGATTATATCATTCCTTCCGTTTCTTCTTTCATGTTCGGGGTGGAAAACTTCAGGCGGATGGCAGTAAATCCTGATTACCCGCATTTTATTTCCGCAAATCTTGTTGATGAAAAAACTCACCGGCCCATTGTCGATCCCTATGCCATGTGGTATGTATCCGGGCTCCGCATATGTATCATCGGAATGTCGGATTTGGATATCATCAAAAAATCTCCCGATGCCAATGTGGTGGGTCTTGATGTAATACCATACGATGAAGCGCTCACCAATGTATCGCTCGCCGTCGCCCGCGAAAACGCCGATATTGTCATCGTTGCGGGGCGATTGGATCGGGCTGCGATAACGGAAATGGTGATGCGGCAGGCATATGTCGACATGTATATCACCAATAACCAGTCGGGCGGATTCTCCGATCAGTACGGTTCAACATCGATGGTATATATAGGGGGAAAGCAGGTCTACATAGGTTCCGAAGCCGGCGACCACCTGAGCCTCCTGACATACAGCCGAAAAAACGACATGGAATCGCGCGAATTCAGGGACATTAAAATCGGAGATGCTTTCCCGCCCGATGGGGAAATCATCACCCGGCTTTCCGAAGTTCTGAAAAAGCTCAATAAAAAAGATATTGAGGAATCGGTTATCACTAAAACCGGCGGTGAGGTAGCAAAGATTCTCAAAGATGTTTTCGATGTCGATGTTGTCCTTCTCGAACGTCAGAGCCTCTATTATTATCCGATTGCGGACAGCCTGACCCTGTATGATGTCAGGAAGGTGATAAAACCGTATGAAAAGGTCACAAAGTATTCACTCAGGGGTTCGTACCTCAAGTCAGTCAGGGAACAGAGCAACAGTCAGACAGACAGCGAATTGCGTCTTCTTTACGGTGGAATTACGGCAGATGGAAAGGTCGATTCCATTCCTGTCCAAGATGATACGGAGTACAGCATCCTTACCACGACCCATCTGCGAACAGGTGGCAACGGATACCGGCAGTTCCTTCAGGGAACCGGCGAGAT contains:
- a CDS encoding capsule assembly Wzi family protein, encoding MRLKIIIPVLIMAVFLSVSGWGDATTYVPVSHRVYDFLERMELHYFFSGAFLGTKPFTRGEIAALLTRISDKSTVLSPADKSEYECLMAEFRPDIPSRKGMVWDDYGPVRHMPGFLKGFVYRNRRNMFSASGDNYSLYVDPVIVRNAEIRTSKSFTKDDRVYTDSNGFALRGTVGDHVGFYIDTRDSKEWGNREYNDTKVTTMPGRGYVSFKGDRAEFDETNAHLTYSSGPFLLSLGRGRTRWGRGTTGTLGLSDYASPYDMFRFDTGFWRLKFTFFAAELEQYPPVARWYYNNPPGAGTDSVTVKKHMSGHRVELNVTRRLSIGLYETVIYGGRWDLAYLSPVMFLKSAEHSSGDHDNSVMGMDFRLLVHRAHSIYGEFMFDDISMGKLGTDWYGNKFACQIGSFLVEPFGFRDADIRIEYSRIDPWVYSHKFPINGYNHYGDVLGYYSGPNTDVLFFQVRKRFSRRFHTILTLEKSRHGANPPGTNIGGDALRGHRDTDPTKAHFLDGDLEKVYAGGVDFSYEFLWQLVLRLGYTYEDCDGKKINVYRFSLGLNQ